Proteins encoded by one window of Catharus ustulatus isolate bCatUst1 chromosome Z, bCatUst1.pri.v2, whole genome shotgun sequence:
- the SLC35D2 gene encoding UDP-N-acetylglucosamine/UDP-glucose/GDP-mannose transporter isoform X4, translated as MSAGQAAGEEADAAAATPALPRVLSALFYGASSFLTVLVNKALLSAYSFPSPMFLGIGQMAATILILYVSKLNKIVHFPDFDKSIPVKLFPLPLIYVGNHLSGLSSTSKLSLPMFTVLRKFTIPLTLLLEIIILGKRYPLNIIVSVFTIILGAFIAAGSDLSFNLEGYIYVLLNDIFTAANGVYTKQKIDPKELGKYGVLFYNACFMVIPTVIFSFSTGDFQQATHFQHWTNILFVFQFILSCLLGFLLMYSTVLCSHYNSALTTTVVGAIKNISIAYIGMLIGGDYIFSMLNFVGLNICMAGGLRYSFLTLRGNSKPAQPGDEENALSMSKS; from the exons ATGAGCGCCGGCCAGGCCGCGGGGGAGGAGGCGGACGCCGCCGCCGCTACCCCAGCGCTTCCCAGGGTGCTCTCGGCGCTCTTCTACGGGGCGAGCTCCTTCCTCACCGTGCTGGTCAACAAGGCGCTCCTCAGCGCTTACAG CTTTCCATCACCAATGTTTCTTGGAATTGGACAG aTGGCCGCCACTATACTTATCTTGTATGTGTCAAAACTAAATAAGATTGTTCACTTCCCTGATTTTGATAAAAGTATACCTGTGAAG TTGTTTCCTCTGCCTCTGATTTATGTTGGAAACCACTTAAGTGGATTATCAAGTACCAGCAAACTCAG TTTGCCGATGTTTACAGTGCTCAGGAAGTTTACCATTCCACTTACTTTACTGCTGGAAATCATCATACTTGG GAAGCGATACCCACTGAATATTATAGTCAGCGTATTTACCATCATTCTTGGGGCTTTCATAGCCGCTGG atctgATCTGTCTTTCAATCTGGAGGGCTACATCTATGTGTTGCTAAACGATATCTTCACAGCAGCAAATGGAGTTTatacaaagcagaaaattgatCCAAAG gAGTTGGGAAAATACGGTGTCCTGTTTTATAATGCTTGTTTCATGGTGATTCCAACagttatttttagcttttctacTGGAGACTTTCAACAG gcaacacatttccagcactggacaaatattttatttgtgtttcaaTTTATTCTTTCCTGCTTATTGGG GTTTCTCTTGATGTATTCTACTGTCCTGTGCAGTCATTACAATTCTGCGCTCACAACAACAGTAGTTGGTGCCATCAAG aatATATCCATTGCTTACATTGGAATGTTGATTGGTGGAGATTACATATTCTCCATGTTGAACTTTGTAGGGCTAAATATTTG TATGGCAGGAGGACTGAGATACTCATTTTTAACATTAAGAGGAAACAGCAAGCCTGCACAACCTGGGGATGAAGAAAATGCACTTTCAATGTCAAAGAGTTAG
- the SLC35D2 gene encoding UDP-N-acetylglucosamine/UDP-glucose/GDP-mannose transporter isoform X6 has product MSAGQAAGEEADAAAATPALPRVLSALFYGASSFLTVLVNKALLSAYSFPSPMFLGIGQMAATILILYVSKLNKIVHFPDFDKSIPVKLFPLPLIYVGNHLSGLSSTSKLSLPMFTVLRKFTIPLTLLLEIIILGKRYPLNIIVSVFTIILGAFIAAGSDLSFNLEGYIYVLLNDIFTAANGVYTKQKIDPKELGKYGVLFYNACFMVIPTVIFSFSTGDFQQVSLDVFYCPVQSLQFCAHNNSSWCHQEYIHCLHWNVDWWRLHILHVELCRAKYLYGRRTEILIFNIKRKQQACTTWG; this is encoded by the exons ATGAGCGCCGGCCAGGCCGCGGGGGAGGAGGCGGACGCCGCCGCCGCTACCCCAGCGCTTCCCAGGGTGCTCTCGGCGCTCTTCTACGGGGCGAGCTCCTTCCTCACCGTGCTGGTCAACAAGGCGCTCCTCAGCGCTTACAG CTTTCCATCACCAATGTTTCTTGGAATTGGACAG aTGGCCGCCACTATACTTATCTTGTATGTGTCAAAACTAAATAAGATTGTTCACTTCCCTGATTTTGATAAAAGTATACCTGTGAAG TTGTTTCCTCTGCCTCTGATTTATGTTGGAAACCACTTAAGTGGATTATCAAGTACCAGCAAACTCAG TTTGCCGATGTTTACAGTGCTCAGGAAGTTTACCATTCCACTTACTTTACTGCTGGAAATCATCATACTTGG GAAGCGATACCCACTGAATATTATAGTCAGCGTATTTACCATCATTCTTGGGGCTTTCATAGCCGCTGG atctgATCTGTCTTTCAATCTGGAGGGCTACATCTATGTGTTGCTAAACGATATCTTCACAGCAGCAAATGGAGTTTatacaaagcagaaaattgatCCAAAG gAGTTGGGAAAATACGGTGTCCTGTTTTATAATGCTTGTTTCATGGTGATTCCAACagttatttttagcttttctacTGGAGACTTTCAACAG GTTTCTCTTGATGTATTCTACTGTCCTGTGCAGTCATTACAATTCTGCGCTCACAACAACAGTAGTTGGTGCCATCAAG aatATATCCATTGCTTACATTGGAATGTTGATTGGTGGAGATTACATATTCTCCATGTTGAACTTTGTAGGGCTAAATATTTG TATGGCAGGAGGACTGAGATACTCATTTTTAACATTAAGAGGAAACAGCAAGCCTGCACAACCTGGGGATGA
- the SLC35D2 gene encoding UDP-N-acetylglucosamine/UDP-glucose/GDP-mannose transporter isoform X7, with product MSAGQAAGEEADAAAATPALPRVLSALFYGASSFLTVLVNKALLSAYSFPSPMFLGIGQMAATILILYVSKLNKIVHFPDFDKSIPVKLFPLPLIYVGNHLSGLSSTSKLSLPMFTVLRKFTIPLTLLLEIIILGKRYPLNIIVSVFTIILGAFIAAGSDLSFNLEGYIYVLLNDIFTAANGVYTKQKIDPKELGKYGVLFYNACFMVIPTVIFSFSTGDFQQATHFQHWTNILFVFQFILSCLLGFLLMYSTVLCSHYNSALTTTVVGAIKNISIAYIGMLIGGDYIFSMLNFVGLNI from the exons ATGAGCGCCGGCCAGGCCGCGGGGGAGGAGGCGGACGCCGCCGCCGCTACCCCAGCGCTTCCCAGGGTGCTCTCGGCGCTCTTCTACGGGGCGAGCTCCTTCCTCACCGTGCTGGTCAACAAGGCGCTCCTCAGCGCTTACAG CTTTCCATCACCAATGTTTCTTGGAATTGGACAG aTGGCCGCCACTATACTTATCTTGTATGTGTCAAAACTAAATAAGATTGTTCACTTCCCTGATTTTGATAAAAGTATACCTGTGAAG TTGTTTCCTCTGCCTCTGATTTATGTTGGAAACCACTTAAGTGGATTATCAAGTACCAGCAAACTCAG TTTGCCGATGTTTACAGTGCTCAGGAAGTTTACCATTCCACTTACTTTACTGCTGGAAATCATCATACTTGG GAAGCGATACCCACTGAATATTATAGTCAGCGTATTTACCATCATTCTTGGGGCTTTCATAGCCGCTGG atctgATCTGTCTTTCAATCTGGAGGGCTACATCTATGTGTTGCTAAACGATATCTTCACAGCAGCAAATGGAGTTTatacaaagcagaaaattgatCCAAAG gAGTTGGGAAAATACGGTGTCCTGTTTTATAATGCTTGTTTCATGGTGATTCCAACagttatttttagcttttctacTGGAGACTTTCAACAG gcaacacatttccagcactggacaaatattttatttgtgtttcaaTTTATTCTTTCCTGCTTATTGGG GTTTCTCTTGATGTATTCTACTGTCCTGTGCAGTCATTACAATTCTGCGCTCACAACAACAGTAGTTGGTGCCATCAAG aatATATCCATTGCTTACATTGGAATGTTGATTGGTGGAGATTACATATTCTCCATGTTGAACTTTGTAGGGCTAAATATTTG